The sequence below is a genomic window from Ipomoea triloba cultivar NCNSP0323 chromosome 10, ASM357664v1.
ATTAAACAAGCATATTAgtcacatatttttttttgcatatgtTGCTACTAGTTaaccaaaataaataaggaaaaggatacccaaaaaaaaaaagatttcaaaATTGGTATGTGTCCATTAATTTTATCTCCTTACCTTAATTTGTCGATTTAAAATAACCATGAAGAATAGAGGGATAGAGATTATCTTTAGAAAATCATGGTGATAATACAGTGAATAATCATCCTCTGGAGTGGAAACAGCTGTTGGATGTGCATCCCGATTGGGCCAGCTGGCATCTCTCAAGAACATTCTTCTCCCCCTTTCAAACCCACAACGGGACCCTTTTAAAATTGAGTAACGTAATCTTCTTTTcatcttcataagaaaattcacgTCTCTATCCTAATCGCTTCCTCAAGTTTCACCCGCAATCTTTGCGTCTCTGTCCGCTCTTGAATCTTCATCGTATTCACCATCATTTAGTTCTCTCAATTCCCAAACTCCAAATCTTTGGTATTTTGTTCTTTTGCTCGGCATAAAGATTGGTTTTTGGCGTGTTTTTCACAGACCCATTTTTGGATATCACTCTATTTTGGCTTGTTTTAGGGGATTTTGCAGAgtttttgaaaatgaattctGGGTTTCTATAGTAAAAGTTCAATCTATGGTAGGCATTTGTTTCCTTCAATCTTTCTCAGTTGTGtttctttatcatttttatacGTTTTCATGAAAACCCCCGTACACACTACATTCTAATCTATCTTAATCTTCAACTCCGATTCCATTTTCTCTGGAAAAAAAGGGATTTTTCCAGCTAACCCCATCAGAAATTCAATCTGTTTTAGTTTAGTTTAAGAAAAAGTAGAGAAAATGTCTAGTACGAGGCAGAGTTGGAGCAGCTCTGGGTCAGAGAATGATCAAAGATATGCAGGGATAGatgagaagaagaggaagaggatgaTATCGAACCGCGAATCGGCGAGGAGGTCGAGGATGAAGAAACAGAAGCGCGTGCAAGAGCTGACTGAGGAAGTGGGGAGATTGCAGGCTGCAAACAGTGGCATTGCAGGGAGGATAGAGGAGATGAGCAAGAAGTATGAAGTTATGGCTACTGAGAAGAGTGTTCTGAGAGCCCAAGAAGCTGAGTTGAGTGAAAGGCTTAAGTACTTGAATGATGTGATGAAGAATAGTGGAGTGGGTGATTCTGATAATGCTGCTGCAGACCCTTTGCTGAATCCATGGCAGATTTTGTTCCCAAAGCTTCCCATTCCTGCTTCTTCTGGCTTGTTCAAATTCTGACACTCTTTGTTCATCTCCCCCGGACAGGGAGGGCTACATGGTATATTAGCTTACATTCATCTGAAAATTGAGTAGCCATTTCAGGATGACTATCATATATTGCATGCTTGTTGGACTTTACTCTGTGCCTCTTTTGATCCGAATGTTCTGTTTATTAGCCTTTTCATTTGCAATTGCTTTTACTTTCTTGCTTACAAAAAGTCAAATTTCTTCGCCCTAGGACCCCACAACCTGACCTAATAGTGAAGGGATAAAATCACAGTGATTTAACATCTAGTGAAAATATCTACCGTGCCTATAAAGAGCACACCACATTGGGTGTAACTCTCACACTGCAACGGTCAGGATTGAATCTTGTATGCTGGTCCACAATCTACCACCAGAACCATTGTTTGAAGTCATGATAGTTAATTTATATACATCTTATGGAACCTCCGAACCAACTGAGCACTCTTTGCAGGCAATGGTTTTACTTTCTTGTTTTAGTATATGGTCATATGCATCTTATGGAAGTCATGATAGTTGTTAACTTAAAATGCCAATGCCTAATGTATGCTAGGATATGCTATTGAGGAAAGTTCATTAATTATTGATATAAACCTAAACCAATTTTGAGATTGGACACATTATATTATGAAAGATTTACATTTTGAGTGAGAAAGGAAATCTGCAATCACTATATCAGGGTATGCACATATTCTGCGGAGGAATTCTCGTGCCCCTTCACATTTTAGTAGTTtaataaaagggaaaattgtgCTATGGGCAAAAGTTGTAACAGTTAATAGGTTCAGACGATGATGACGATGATAAATGTTTGGAAAATCTTCTGACAAAAGTTCACTAATCATTTATACACTACTGAAATTTTCATGCCCCGTCCCTTTGCTCTGCTTTGTCATCCGAATAGTTTGAGAGGAAAACCGAAAACTATAACTCGCAATCACTATTTGAAGGTGTGCACAAAAAGACTACGATTCGAACTAGTGATCTTGTGATTACAAGTTTCCTTAGTCATCTTGAATGTGATTATCCCATGCAATTTTAGTAGTGTGATATGTGAATCAATGAATCAATGAGTAAAGTGACAATTTATACTCTACATGAAGTAAGCAGGTTTTGGATGAATGATAAGATTAACTAAAAATGCTGAAACTTGACATTTCCAGAATCCTAATATGGCAGAACATCATTGGAGATGCTGTAAGGTTTATCCTCTTTCTAATGGAAGTTGTGTGGTGAGAGACATTGAAATAGCGCAATGAATCCAATGATGGAGCGTCTGGATGCACGTTTAGCTGCCATTGCCCATTGCTGTCTTCGTTTGGCCTTCAGTCAGTAGGAATATGGAGAACAGAACAAATTGCAACAGttgtttctttgaaaatgtagcATTCTTGAGTTGATTCCAAACTTTTCTCCTTAGCATTTTGatctaaacaaaaatttaaaacaccTCTTTGAACAGGTTTTTAACCAGATTTTTTGGAGGAAAAGatgtcattatatatatatatatatatattatatagactAATGATTATATGAGTCCACCCCTTACCATGAATCCGTGTGGACAAATTTAATCCATTAAAATGTGAAGATCAATGGCttaaaacaaaacatttaagatttttaaaaattttattccatgtgctgcctcccttttctctctaaaacaaaaagtttttctctgctgctcaacttcggcttccaccgccggcctccggccggagctctaatggagctttgagccggcggttttgttcaccttctacgtttactctcgctcttcttccgccccgaccaccgtcgcagcttcGTCCGTCCctgaccaccgccacagatcttcttcttccgttttctttccctttgaataaaataatagtaggtaaatattggggtttgtgttggtagtcttgaactcccaaccctactttggctttaccactttttatttgctctattattgtgttttcctctcgttactttcacgggctttttcctctcgttactttcacgagcttttcattatcattagcataaatcgtttagtttggtttcggcaagtgttgatcttatcctgggcgagcaaaaaagaatgatgatgaagacccagatctttgacgaattttaagctccttgaaggaacatagcttcctagttatgaaacagtctgcgattcaagttttctatagcatagttagaaaagttgtttctatgtctgactgtaaggaatggtttaccatttcattgatcgttgatgtaaacgttttatgttatgaattaatggaatagctacgtttaccttaaaaaaaaatttattccatgTATTTTTGCATGTTTTTTGGGTGATTAATCAAGGTTATGGGTAATTAGGAACGTTAATTTCTAACTAATCTCAAATTTTATgagattttaattaatttgcttggtcttttctttaattgttcATTGCTAAAATATAGTGgttgtttattgttttgttttgtttttgcttttttggGTTTGTGATGCATCCAAGATTGTGGGTGCGTCTCACTCATTGTTGTCCTGAATAGGGGTGGGTATCGATCGATTACGGTTAATAATCGACCGATAATCGAATAACAGATCGTGTTTTTCAAACTTGCGTAACCGACCGAACATATACATATAACCAACCGAAACCGATTATGTAGGTTTTGGCGGTTATTTCTGGAACTGAAAAATCGAGACTTATgtcttcatttttttatttttatttttgcaaaaaaaaaaaaaaaagagttatatcttcataaatcataattcaaaacaaataaacaaaacagTGTAGAAAAGACACAGTATGTAACTGTGAGTATATATAGAagggaaaatgtacaaataaaccactgaactatttggggatagcaattaagccaccgaactcgaataagctccaaattaaTCAAATTGCTATCTCCAaatcgttcagtggcctatttatacattttccctatatataattatgtacgGGTGGTGTCTAATGTCTGGTTTTGGCCCTTTTGTAtagttctaatatatatatatatatatatatatatatatatatatatatatatatatatatattgtcagtTATTCGGTGACCGCAGTTTTTAAAGATTGATAACCAATAAATAACCGAATAATCGATTTTTTTAGCCTAATAACCGATGGCCGACTAGTAACCGAAATTTTCGATCGGTTTGATTATCAGTTATCAGTTTCGTCGATTATTCGGTAACTATTCTCACCCCTATCTTGAATAAGTTcgtttacataattgtatggtgTTGCACACAACAGCGTTAATAGTTACACATGGAATTGTACAGTATTGCAAACAACAATGTGTACCGTTGCACGCATGGGTATGCACCGTTGCACGCATGGGTATGCACCGTTGCACACAGAAGTGCACACTATTGCAGATGGAAGAACCACGTGCTTCTTGTACTAcgccattaaaaaaaaattctaacaattaaaaaaaacatataaaatccTAACTATCCATAGCCCAAAGATCAATGGATAAATTCTACATTACCCTCAAAATATATCCCTAAAATCATGCACactaacttaaaataatattaaataaaatttaaatgcaCACCTAAATTATCAAACAACCCCTAATTAATAaccaaaaaaaggaaagaatttaaataaaaaaaaattcacttgtCCACACAAACTCATGAGAAGGGGTGGACACACTTGGtcattggtatatatatacacacacacacagtttTGGTAATGAATTAACAAAACGGATGggatataatgaatttttttagaAGTCACATCTGTATCCAAGCCTTCACTAAGTGGATCCATATCATATCCACTTTAAGTGGATACAGATTGAATTGGAGCGGATTTGGCAAATCTTTGCTCACCCCTACCAAGAGGTGTTGCATCCATCTCCTTAGCTTCATTTTCATGCTCTTTTTAGCTCACTCAGAATTGATCAACTTCGCTCCAAATTGCTTCTTCTTCCCTTTATTGTGAAATTTGGTGAAACTATacataaaactataaaaaaaacattaattagtTCAAATCCCAATTATACACACCAAAATATGCACCAAATGGGGTGAAATAGGGCGTAAAATATAGTTCAAATAAAGTGTCTCATATAGTATCCCATAGATGACGCTGGTGATGGTTTTATTGAGCCATACCCATCATATAACTAGATTATGAGAATAACATTTACAACATGcacatataattaatgaattgaatgatAAGTCATATGTGTCCTTTGGCAATTG
It includes:
- the LOC116031695 gene encoding bZIP transcription factor 53-like, translating into MSSTRQSWSSSGSENDQRYAGIDEKKRKRMISNRESARRSRMKKQKRVQELTEEVGRLQAANSGIAGRIEEMSKKYEVMATEKSVLRAQEAELSERLKYLNDVMKNSGVGDSDNAAADPLLNPWQILFPKLPIPASSGLFKF